In the genome of Desulfofarcimen acetoxidans DSM 771, one region contains:
- a CDS encoding HD domain-containing protein, with product MLVTLEDVKRHTVVDSFIRKGNEFLGVMGYTEHSYRHINLVSNIAKDILEKLNYPKREAELAAIAGYMHDMGNVVSRNDHGISGAQIGYPILLELGMPPDEIAIVISAIANHEEQYGQPVNSVAAALIIADKSDVHRARVRNTDFATFDIHDRVNYAVERAFVAVDEERRTVTMDLSIDINICPVMEYFEIFMTRMMLCRRAANFLKCNFELIVNESRLL from the coding sequence ATTTTGGTAACCTTAGAAGATGTGAAGAGACATACGGTTGTGGACAGCTTTATTCGCAAAGGTAACGAGTTTTTAGGTGTTATGGGTTACACAGAGCATAGTTACCGGCATATCAACTTGGTTTCTAACATCGCCAAAGATATTTTAGAGAAGCTTAATTATCCTAAACGGGAAGCTGAGTTAGCTGCTATTGCAGGTTATATGCATGATATGGGCAATGTGGTCAGCCGCAATGATCACGGCATTTCCGGAGCTCAGATTGGTTACCCTATTTTGTTGGAATTGGGTATGCCCCCTGACGAGATTGCAATTGTTATCTCCGCTATTGCTAACCATGAGGAACAATACGGGCAACCGGTAAATAGTGTGGCAGCCGCACTGATAATCGCCGATAAGTCCGATGTTCACCGGGCCAGAGTTCGCAACACCGATTTTGCTACCTTTGACATACATGACCGTGTAAATTACGCTGTTGAGCGTGCTTTTGTGGCAGTGGATGAAGAAAGACGCACGGTAACTATGGATTTATCAATTGATATTAATATTTGTCCGGTGATGGAGTATTTCGAAATATTTATGACACGCATGATGCTCTGCAGGCGTGCCGCAAATTTTTTGAAATGCAACTTCGAGCTGATTGTAAACGAGTCACGGTTATTGTGA
- the yajC gene encoding preprotein translocase subunit YajC, with amino-acid sequence MKLNSQTMSLVYMLAIFALMYFLLIRPQQRRQKQHQQLINNLAVNDTIVTAGGIYGKIVKIKESTLIVKIADNVRIEILKNAVSQVLSHSEIEQKEKEEKKE; translated from the coding sequence ATGAAATTGAATTCACAAACAATGTCGTTAGTTTATATGCTGGCCATATTTGCTTTAATGTATTTTTTACTTATACGCCCCCAACAAAGAAGGCAAAAGCAGCACCAGCAGTTAATTAACAACCTTGCAGTTAATGATACTATTGTTACTGCGGGTGGTATATACGGTAAGATTGTTAAAATTAAAGAAAGTACTTTGATTGTCAAAATAGCTGATAATGTCAGAATCGAGATATTAAAAAATGCTGTCAGCCAGGTGCTCAGTCATAGTGAGATTGAGCAGAAAGAAAAAGAAGAGAAAAAAGAGTAG
- the tgt gene encoding tRNA guanosine(34) transglycosylase Tgt: MVVKYKLIKKDNKSHARLGILSTPHGEIETPVFMPVGTQATVKAMTPEEVREAGGRIVLSNTYHLYLRPGHELIRDAGGLHRFMNWDGPILTDSGGFQVFSLGPLRKITEDGVAFRSHIDGSSHFFSPEHAMQVQMALGSDIAMVFDECAPYPCSYEDSLAAKERTTRWALRCKEYHSHPEQSVFGIVQGGMYRDLREQSVDELVKLDFPGYAIGGLSVGEPKPLMYEVLDYTVPLLPEDKPRYLMGVGSPDCLLEGVVRGIDMFDCVLPTRIARNGTVFTRQGKLVVRNAAYARDFVPLEEGCACYTCRHYTRAYIRHLLKSDEILGVRLTTIHNLHFLLNLMEDIREAIREDRLLEYKDHFLKDWQA, translated from the coding sequence ATGGTTGTAAAATATAAACTGATAAAAAAAGACAATAAATCTCATGCCCGGCTTGGTATATTATCTACACCGCACGGGGAAATTGAGACACCGGTTTTTATGCCTGTGGGAACTCAGGCTACGGTTAAAGCTATGACTCCGGAGGAAGTTAGGGAAGCGGGCGGCAGAATAGTTTTAAGCAATACTTACCATTTATATCTGAGGCCGGGACATGAGTTGATTCGTGATGCGGGAGGCCTGCACAGGTTCATGAACTGGGACGGCCCGATTTTAACAGATAGCGGTGGATTTCAGGTATTCAGCCTGGGACCGCTTAGAAAAATAACCGAAGACGGGGTGGCTTTTCGCTCTCATATTGACGGTTCTTCGCATTTTTTTAGCCCGGAACATGCAATGCAAGTTCAAATGGCTCTTGGTTCTGATATAGCCATGGTCTTTGATGAATGCGCTCCTTATCCCTGCTCCTATGAAGATAGCCTGGCTGCTAAAGAAAGAACAACACGCTGGGCTTTACGCTGTAAGGAATATCACAGTCATCCTGAGCAGAGTGTTTTTGGCATTGTGCAGGGAGGTATGTATCGTGATTTGCGTGAGCAATCAGTAGATGAACTGGTGAAGCTGGATTTTCCCGGTTATGCTATAGGCGGGTTAAGTGTGGGAGAGCCAAAACCATTAATGTATGAGGTTCTGGATTATACTGTACCTCTCTTGCCTGAAGATAAACCCCGTTACCTGATGGGTGTCGGATCCCCGGATTGTCTGTTGGAGGGTGTAGTAAGAGGCATAGACATGTTTGACTGCGTGCTGCCTACCAGAATTGCCAGAAACGGCACAGTTTTTACCAGACAGGGAAAGCTTGTTGTCCGCAACGCGGCCTATGCCAGAGATTTTGTACCGCTTGAGGAAGGCTGCGCTTGTTATACCTGCCGGCACTATACCAGAGCTTATATCAGACATCTGCTTAAATCCGACGAAATATTGGGTGTAAGGCTGACCACCATTCATAACCTGCATTTTCTTTTAAATCTAATGGAGGATATTAGAGAAGCAATCAGAGAAGATCGTTTATTGGAGTATAAAGATCATTTTTTAAAAGATTGGCAGGCATAA
- the secD gene encoding protein translocase subunit SecD, whose product MNWKSISKLAVIVLLVAAVSVVFFKPNLKPVYNKEISWMPLVKIINLGLDLRGGVHVVLQAEETPGVSLTDDEIKKAMAVISNRVNQYGVAEPIIQQQGKDRVIVELAGIKDPDEAVNNMVKTAYLEFKAENGQTVLTGRDLKDAEESKAPDSSAAQVNLTFTPAGAKTFGDFTARNVGRNLGIYLDGKLIQNPSIETPIQNGQARITGYATLQDAHNIAILLRSGALPVKMDVIEKRAVGPMLGADSLAKSKMAGIVGFAAILIFMIGYYRLPGLIADIALVIYSLIVLAVFAGLHVTMTLPGIAGFLLSLGIAVDANVIIFERIKEELRNGKTLRTAIDAGFKRAVVTVVDANVTTLIAAAVLYYFGTGPIKGFAVTLSVGILASMFTAISLTRYMLQLTASSNLVKNTKMYGA is encoded by the coding sequence ATGAACTGGAAAAGTATATCTAAACTGGCAGTTATAGTTTTGCTGGTTGCTGCCGTGTCGGTAGTTTTTTTTAAGCCTAATCTTAAGCCTGTTTACAATAAGGAAATCTCCTGGATGCCGCTGGTCAAGATAATTAATTTGGGTCTTGATCTAAGAGGTGGTGTGCATGTTGTTTTACAAGCCGAGGAGACTCCTGGTGTATCGTTGACGGATGACGAAATCAAGAAGGCTATGGCTGTTATTAGCAACCGGGTAAACCAGTATGGTGTGGCGGAGCCGATTATTCAGCAGCAGGGCAAAGACCGAGTCATTGTCGAGTTAGCCGGGATAAAGGATCCCGATGAAGCAGTCAACAATATGGTAAAGACTGCCTACCTGGAATTTAAAGCTGAAAACGGTCAAACCGTACTTACTGGGCGTGATTTAAAAGACGCTGAAGAATCAAAGGCTCCTGACTCCTCAGCGGCGCAAGTAAACCTGACTTTTACTCCCGCCGGGGCAAAAACTTTTGGAGATTTTACAGCTAGGAATGTCGGTAGAAATTTGGGTATATACTTGGACGGCAAGCTGATTCAAAATCCTTCCATTGAAACACCGATTCAAAATGGACAGGCCCGTATTACCGGTTATGCTACTCTGCAAGATGCTCATAATATAGCAATTTTGCTTCGTTCCGGTGCTTTGCCGGTAAAAATGGATGTTATTGAAAAACGTGCGGTAGGCCCGATGCTGGGCGCTGACTCTCTGGCCAAGTCTAAAATGGCCGGAATAGTAGGTTTTGCTGCTATTTTAATTTTTATGATTGGGTATTACCGTTTGCCGGGTTTGATTGCCGATATTGCTCTGGTTATTTACTCACTGATTGTATTGGCGGTTTTCGCCGGATTGCATGTTACCATGACGCTTCCCGGTATAGCCGGTTTTCTGCTATCGCTGGGTATAGCGGTAGATGCCAATGTTATTATCTTTGAGAGAATTAAAGAAGAACTGCGAAATGGCAAGACACTGCGCACAGCTATTGATGCTGGATTTAAAAGGGCTGTTGTCACTGTTGTGGATGCTAACGTAACAACCCTGATTGCCGCCGCCGTGTTGTATTATTTTGGTACCGGCCCTATTAAGGGTTTTGCTGTGACCTTGAGTGTCGGTATCCTGGCCAGTATGTTTACCGCTATCAGTTTGACCAGGTATATGCTGCAGCTAACCGCAAGCAGTAATTTGGTAAAGAATACTAAAATGTACGGGGCGTAA
- a CDS encoding DUF2905 domain-containing protein yields the protein MPPFFGMGKMLLYLGIAISVFGGLLMLLGKAPGFRLPGDIFVQKGNFSFYFPLASSILLSILLTIILNLISRR from the coding sequence ATGCCGCCTTTTTTCGGTATGGGTAAAATGCTTTTGTACCTGGGGATTGCTATATCAGTGTTTGGCGGATTGCTGATGCTGCTCGGAAAAGCCCCGGGTTTTAGGTTGCCGGGAGATATATTTGTACAGAAGGGAAATTTCAGTTTTTATTTTCCGCTGGCTTCTTCCATACTTCTCAGTATTCTCTTAACAATTATATTGAATTTGATATCCAGGCGTTAA
- a CDS encoding TraR/DksA C4-type zinc finger protein, with the protein MDRQKMQAFKETLLKEKKELEDSVHSFDERGLGISLSQATSELSTYDNHPADVGSEVFERSKDFALRDDAMLKIRAVEDALKNIEMGKYGICDICGKEIGYARLTALPRTTLCKECKEAQERIPSRNIRPAEEDILQPPFERSFNDRVSDDAGIGYDGEDAWQDVARASDHAPNAQSGSYYGGDQLLDEDRGYVQSVEDIPCVKGTDGVIYQDFVGTDDEDSPVALRTKDI; encoded by the coding sequence ATGGACAGACAGAAAATGCAGGCATTCAAAGAAACACTGTTGAAAGAAAAAAAAGAACTGGAGGATTCTGTTCATTCTTTTGACGAGCGTGGTCTAGGCATATCTCTGTCACAAGCGACCAGTGAATTGTCAACTTACGACAATCACCCGGCGGATGTCGGCAGCGAGGTATTTGAAAGGAGTAAAGACTTTGCGTTAAGAGATGATGCCATGTTAAAAATCAGAGCTGTAGAGGATGCTCTGAAAAATATTGAGATGGGTAAATACGGGATTTGCGACATTTGCGGTAAAGAAATAGGTTACGCTCGTCTGACTGCTTTGCCCCGCACCACACTGTGCAAGGAATGCAAAGAAGCGCAGGAAAGAATCCCTTCCCGAAACATACGGCCGGCGGAGGAAGACATTCTGCAGCCTCCTTTTGAAAGAAGTTTCAATGACCGTGTCAGTGATGACGCGGGTATAGGCTATGATGGTGAAGACGCCTGGCAGGATGTTGCCCGGGCCTCTGACCATGCTCCTAACGCGCAAAGCGGTTCCTATTATGGCGGCGATCAATTGCTGGACGAGGATCGGGGCTATGTGCAGTCAGTAGAGGACATACCCTGCGTAAAAGGTACAGACGGTGTGATTTACCAGGACTTTGTAGGTACAGATGACGAGGACTCGCCTGTTGCATTAAGAACAAAGGATATCTAA
- a CDS encoding epoxyqueuosine reductase QueH, whose product MNKVLLHTCCGPCSIYPLDYLRAEGCEVIGYYYNPNIHPYTEYLKRKETLSAYALKTEWQVIFDEDYRLEEFLREVVHREALRCRYCYLMRLRQAARVARKGNFDAFTSTLLVSPFQKHELIKETGQAVSEEYGIPFYYVDFRQGYKDATIRSRELEMYRQQYCGCIYSEKDRYYHRKKSAKQEE is encoded by the coding sequence ATGAATAAAGTATTGCTTCATACCTGCTGCGGGCCCTGTTCGATATACCCGCTGGATTACCTGCGGGCCGAGGGTTGTGAAGTAATTGGTTATTATTATAATCCTAATATTCATCCCTACACAGAATATTTAAAACGCAAAGAGACCCTGTCCGCTTATGCGCTTAAAACAGAATGGCAGGTAATTTTTGATGAGGATTACCGGTTGGAGGAATTCTTGCGAGAGGTTGTACACAGGGAAGCTCTGCGGTGTCGCTATTGTTATCTCATGCGATTGCGCCAGGCAGCCAGAGTAGCCCGTAAAGGGAATTTTGACGCTTTTACTTCAACATTACTGGTCAGTCCTTTTCAGAAACATGAACTAATTAAAGAAACCGGTCAGGCAGTGTCTGAGGAATATGGTATACCTTTTTATTATGTTGATTTTCGACAGGGTTATAAAGATGCTACCATTCGCTCCAGGGAATTGGAGATGTACCGCCAGCAGTACTGCGGTTGTATCTACAGCGAAAAGGATCGCTATTACCATAGGAAAAAAAGTGCCAAACAGGAGGAATAA
- a CDS encoding SpoIID/LytB domain-containing protein, with amino-acid sequence MFSQGKKHRALMLTVLILAGLLLLLPICQAAGESKLPSNIRVAMLQHIQEVAFSTEGKYQLVNLSTGNVIDELTPQEKWTATAANNLIKLTKNGEQIGSFSGPIAARQANYSINIISGSGAAENKSVIDGLVIQGAELKNKLTDLSQYQVQTASGSQVIKSSGSLNLVTLINGTSKQKLRGNLELGLASDGLTIINELPLESYLCGVVPSEMPAGWPTEALKAQAVAARCYVLGRLGSNAEQDFDVTNDQYSQAYCGYEAENEATNKAVEETAGIIVAYKNKPIDAFYHSSSGGFTENCEDVWTYQVPYIKGKPDPYDKNTSHYDWQVKFTQNELLQLLDKQCIKDWREISDLEIVCSTSSGKRAQKIRLTGLDLNDQPVVKEISNADNVRMIFGLKSAFFEMTKEFDTEKKLCQVSFAGNGWGHGLGMSQNGAAEMARQGYTFKDILQYYYTGIEIKTNYGR; translated from the coding sequence TTGTTTAGTCAGGGCAAGAAACACAGGGCTTTAATGCTAACGGTTTTAATTTTAGCAGGATTGCTGCTCTTATTGCCGATTTGCCAGGCAGCAGGGGAATCTAAGCTTCCATCTAACATTAGAGTGGCTATGCTTCAGCATATTCAGGAAGTTGCCTTTTCTACGGAAGGCAAATATCAACTGGTTAACTTATCAACAGGAAATGTTATAGATGAGTTAACACCGCAGGAGAAATGGACGGCCACTGCGGCAAATAATTTGATTAAACTTACCAAAAACGGTGAACAAATAGGATCTTTTAGTGGCCCGATTGCGGCCAGGCAGGCAAACTACAGCATAAATATTATCTCCGGCAGCGGAGCAGCGGAGAACAAATCAGTAATTGACGGTCTGGTAATACAAGGGGCTGAGCTTAAGAATAAGCTAACTGATCTTTCCCAGTATCAGGTGCAAACAGCTAGCGGTTCACAAGTAATTAAATCTTCGGGCAGCTTAAACCTGGTCACTCTTATAAATGGGACGAGCAAACAGAAACTGCGCGGCAATTTAGAACTGGGATTGGCAAGTGATGGTCTTACAATAATCAATGAATTGCCGCTGGAAAGTTATCTTTGTGGTGTGGTACCCAGTGAAATGCCGGCCGGCTGGCCCACTGAAGCACTGAAAGCCCAGGCCGTAGCGGCCCGCTGTTATGTTTTAGGGCGTCTGGGCAGTAACGCGGAGCAGGATTTTGATGTAACTAATGATCAATACAGCCAGGCTTACTGCGGCTATGAAGCTGAAAATGAGGCTACCAATAAGGCCGTTGAGGAAACAGCCGGGATTATAGTTGCTTATAAAAATAAGCCTATTGACGCATTTTACCATTCCAGCAGCGGTGGTTTTACGGAAAACTGCGAGGATGTTTGGACCTATCAGGTTCCGTATATTAAAGGCAAGCCCGATCCCTATGACAAGAATACCAGCCATTATGACTGGCAGGTTAAATTCACACAAAATGAACTCTTACAACTGCTGGATAAACAGTGCATTAAAGACTGGAGAGAAATATCTGACTTAGAGATTGTTTGCTCGACCTCTTCGGGTAAAAGAGCGCAGAAGATAAGACTTACCGGCCTGGATTTAAATGATCAACCAGTTGTTAAGGAGATTAGTAATGCGGATAATGTAAGGATGATTTTTGGCTTAAAAAGCGCCTTTTTTGAGATGACCAAGGAATTTGATACAGAGAAAAAATTGTGTCAGGTAAGCTTTGCAGGCAATGGCTGGGGGCATGGTCTGGGCATGTCTCAGAACGGTGCGGCTGAAATGGCCAGGCAGGGTTATACATTTAAAGATATTTTGCAATACTATTATACTGGCATTGAGATTAAGACTAATTACGGGCGGTAA
- a CDS encoding cation diffusion facilitator family transporter: MDEKVKVARLSIISNLFLTLGKLAVGFSMHSVSVISEAIHSGLDLVAALVTFYSVRKSSQPADESHPYGHGKYENLASIVEALLIIAAAVMIIKQALPRLSGQGEIYSLDLGLMVMAVSSLVNYFISSKLMSVARAADSPALFADAWHLRTDVYTSLGVFAGILSIKLTGIKIIDPLVAIAVAGLILKAAWDLIKESMASMLDASLPEEEEKAIQLVLGQYSNKYLEYHHLRTRKSGAQRYIDLHLVVPKCSVIIKSHELCDQIEKELKSKLPHIEEVLIHIEPCEEKCEDCRIDPGKSIIINRSLSETGQCANCWAQKQEDA; the protein is encoded by the coding sequence ATGGATGAAAAAGTGAAAGTAGCCCGGTTATCGATAATTTCTAATCTCTTTTTGACATTAGGTAAACTGGCAGTTGGTTTTTCCATGCATTCAGTCAGTGTAATCTCCGAGGCAATACATTCAGGATTGGATTTGGTGGCTGCTCTGGTTACTTTTTATTCTGTGAGGAAATCAAGCCAACCTGCAGACGAATCACATCCTTACGGTCACGGTAAATATGAAAACCTGGCTTCTATAGTCGAGGCCTTGCTGATTATTGCAGCCGCAGTTATGATTATTAAGCAGGCTTTGCCCAGATTATCCGGTCAGGGAGAAATATATTCACTGGATTTAGGTTTAATGGTCATGGCTGTTTCCTCTCTGGTAAATTATTTTATATCCTCCAAACTGATGTCAGTAGCCAGGGCAGCCGACTCCCCGGCTTTATTTGCAGATGCCTGGCATCTGAGAACCGATGTATATACTTCATTAGGGGTGTTTGCCGGAATTCTGTCAATAAAATTAACCGGTATAAAAATCATTGATCCCCTGGTAGCCATAGCTGTTGCCGGTTTGATACTCAAAGCAGCCTGGGATTTAATCAAGGAATCTATGGCCAGTATGCTGGACGCCAGTCTACCTGAGGAAGAAGAGAAAGCTATTCAACTGGTATTGGGGCAATATTCAAATAAATACCTGGAATATCACCACCTGCGTACTCGTAAGTCTGGTGCTCAGCGGTACATTGACTTGCATCTGGTTGTTCCCAAATGCAGTGTAATTATAAAATCCCATGAATTGTGTGACCAAATAGAAAAAGAACTTAAATCAAAGTTGCCTCATATAGAAGAAGTATTGATTCATATTGAACCCTGTGAGGAAAAGTGTGAAGATTGCCGGATTGATCCGGGTAAGTCTATAATTATCAACAGAAGTTTAAGTGAAACGGGGCAATGTGCTAATTGTTGGGCTCAAAAACAAGAAGACGCTTAG
- a CDS encoding DUF5665 domain-containing protein, with product MHIENTLIKSLEKKLDKLSLDMEKMKLAEYVDLLEHTKKLLYINFISGVARGLGIAVGFTVLGALLIYLLRWLLVLNIPVIGGFIAEIIKIVQLRLGS from the coding sequence ATGCACATAGAAAATACCTTAATTAAATCCCTGGAAAAAAAGTTGGATAAATTATCACTTGATATGGAGAAAATGAAACTGGCCGAGTACGTGGATTTGCTCGAACATACCAAAAAACTGTTATATATAAATTTTATTTCCGGGGTGGCCAGAGGCCTGGGCATAGCAGTAGGTTTTACCGTTTTGGGTGCACTTTTGATTTATCTGCTGCGTTGGCTCTTAGTGCTCAATATTCCTGTAATAGGAGGCTTTATCGCTGAAATCATAAAAATAGTGCAGCTTCGTTTAGGCAGCTAA
- the queA gene encoding tRNA preQ1(34) S-adenosylmethionine ribosyltransferase-isomerase QueA: MILKLEDFNYNLPEELIAQEPSANRDESRLMVLFRDNPQIEHRRFNNLVEYLKPGDVLVINDTKVMPARLYGLKDTGATVEVLLLKQLDGNRWETLVKPGRKARIGTTLTFAGGKLTGLVAGDTEAGGRVIDFLYQGSFVEILEQIGIMPLPPYIKKIPADPGRYQTVYANRFGSAAAPTAGLHFTDQLLDKIKDLGVEIVPVLLHVGLDTFRPVKVENIREHRMHSEYYEISAGVADKINAAKARGGRIIAVGTTTTRCLESSAGDDGRLKTGSGWTKIFIYPGYRFKIIDGLITNFHLPCSTLIMLVSALSGRDKILEAYNTAVKKKVQIF; this comes from the coding sequence ATGATTTTGAAACTGGAGGACTTTAATTATAATTTGCCGGAGGAACTTATTGCTCAGGAACCTTCCGCCAACCGGGATGAGTCAAGACTGATGGTGCTGTTCCGGGATAACCCGCAGATCGAGCATAGAAGGTTTAATAACCTTGTTGAATACCTGAAACCGGGCGATGTGCTGGTTATTAACGACACTAAGGTTATGCCGGCTCGTCTTTACGGGCTGAAAGATACAGGAGCAACAGTGGAAGTCTTGCTTTTAAAACAACTCGACGGTAACCGCTGGGAAACACTGGTTAAACCGGGACGCAAAGCACGTATCGGGACCACACTGACTTTTGCCGGAGGAAAACTTACCGGTTTGGTTGCAGGTGATACTGAAGCAGGCGGGCGGGTAATAGATTTTTTATATCAGGGCAGTTTTGTTGAAATTTTAGAACAAATCGGTATAATGCCACTGCCTCCTTATATTAAAAAAATACCAGCCGATCCCGGCCGCTACCAGACTGTTTATGCCAACCGTTTTGGTTCGGCAGCTGCTCCAACAGCAGGGCTTCATTTTACCGACCAATTGCTGGATAAAATTAAAGATCTGGGTGTAGAAATTGTGCCTGTGTTGCTGCATGTAGGTCTGGATACTTTTCGCCCGGTTAAAGTTGAGAATATTCGTGAACACCGGATGCATTCAGAGTATTATGAAATAAGTGCCGGTGTCGCGGATAAAATTAATGCAGCCAAAGCCAGAGGCGGCAGAATAATTGCCGTGGGTACTACTACTACCCGTTGTTTGGAAAGTTCTGCGGGGGATGATGGCCGGTTGAAGACCGGTTCGGGTTGGACAAAAATATTTATCTATCCCGGCTATAGGTTTAAAATTATCGACGGGCTAATAACAAATTTTCACCTGCCTTGTTCAACTTTGATTATGCTGGTCAGTGCTCTGAGCGGGCGGGATAAGATACTGGAAGCATATAATACCGCCGTTAAAAAAAAGGTACAGATTTTTTAG
- the secF gene encoding protein translocase subunit SecF, with product MLFEIVRRRKIWYVISLLVLIPGLISLFVQGLNLGIDFTGGNIFEVRFNKQVTVNELRNALSEYELQDSVIQQSGGNDYIIRTKELSLAESGKVVSGLKSKLGELTVMKNDQVGPTIGKELTRNALLALLVAFMLMLGYISWRFEFKQGVAALLALIHDVFVVTGIFSLFQLEVDSYFVAAILTIIGYSINDTIVIFDRIRENMLSRKKGQSLEELVNSSLWQTMARSINTVMTVIFVLLALFFLGGSTIKIFVLALLIGVFSGCYSSIFNASQIWVDLKLMEGNKKKAAA from the coding sequence ATGTTGTTTGAAATTGTCAGAAGACGCAAAATTTGGTATGTAATTTCTCTGCTGGTGCTTATTCCGGGCCTTATTTCTCTTTTTGTGCAGGGGTTGAATCTGGGGATAGATTTTACCGGAGGAAACATATTTGAGGTTCGTTTTAATAAGCAGGTCACTGTAAATGAACTTCGCAATGCTTTGAGCGAGTATGAGCTGCAGGACAGCGTGATACAACAGAGCGGCGGCAATGATTACATCATTCGAACCAAGGAATTGTCCTTAGCTGAGTCAGGCAAGGTTGTAAGCGGTTTGAAATCTAAACTGGGCGAACTGACTGTTATGAAAAATGATCAGGTGGGGCCGACCATCGGCAAGGAATTAACCCGCAATGCTTTGCTGGCTTTGCTGGTAGCCTTTATGTTGATGTTGGGCTATATAAGCTGGCGGTTTGAGTTTAAACAGGGAGTTGCGGCACTGCTGGCACTGATACACGATGTATTTGTAGTGACAGGTATCTTTTCTCTGTTCCAATTAGAAGTAGACAGTTACTTTGTGGCTGCCATTCTGACAATTATAGGTTATTCAATTAATGATACCATCGTTATTTTTGACCGTATCAGAGAAAACATGTTGAGCCGTAAGAAAGGCCAATCCCTGGAGGAATTGGTGAACAGCAGTCTTTGGCAGACCATGGCTCGTTCCATTAATACAGTAATGACAGTTATATTTGTATTGCTGGCGCTTTTTTTCCTGGGTGGCAGTACGATAAAGATTTTTGTATTGGCACTTTTAATAGGTGTTTTCAGCGGTTGTTATTCTTCAATATTTAACGCCAGCCAGATTTGGGTCGATCTGAAATTAATGGAGGGCAATAAGAAAAAAGCCGCGGCATAG